One window of Marinomonas primoryensis genomic DNA carries:
- the phnN gene encoding ribose 1,5-bisphosphokinase has protein sequence MSKVIYLIGASGSGKDSVLAGVRQWLNTEALRPSPNLMIANRYICRDWQSGNENHIELSEAEFQRRQQLGCFSLEWQANGLRYGIGKEIDLWLAKGQNVIVNGSREYLPIAMTIYGKDLVPVLIKVETDILRQRLISRGRESLPNIEARLTRTQQQFASSKAKGPLDQCHVINNNTNIDDAVLQLISYLNSLSTRS, from the coding sequence ATGAGTAAGGTCATTTATCTCATCGGTGCTTCGGGCAGCGGCAAAGACTCTGTTTTAGCCGGCGTACGCCAATGGTTAAATACTGAAGCACTTAGACCGTCGCCCAACCTAATGATTGCCAATCGCTACATTTGTCGCGATTGGCAATCTGGTAACGAAAATCACATAGAATTGAGCGAAGCGGAATTCCAGCGACGCCAACAACTGGGTTGCTTTTCTTTAGAGTGGCAAGCCAATGGATTGCGCTACGGCATTGGCAAGGAAATCGACCTTTGGCTAGCAAAAGGTCAGAACGTCATCGTCAATGGGTCAAGAGAATACTTGCCCATCGCCATGACGATTTATGGCAAAGATTTAGTGCCTGTATTGATCAAGGTGGAGACAGACATACTGCGCCAACGATTAATAAGCCGAGGCCGTGAATCGCTACCGAATATCGAGGCGCGGCTGACTCGAACGCAGCAGCAATTCGCCTCTTCCAAAGCAAAAGGACCGCTTGATCAGTGTCATGTCATAAACAATAACACCAACATTGACGACGCCGTGCTGCAGCTTATTAGTTACCTTAATTCACTGTCTACCCGTTCATAA
- the phnP gene encoding phosphonate metabolism protein PhnP — MTNEREKIMLNIRILGSGNAGQVPVWGCDCAACERAKQDDTFRRGPCSLEIRTELGVTLIDAGITNLAERYEFDEIQRIILTHFHMDHVQGLFHLRWSERPEKIPIFRPDDQKGTDDLYKHAGVLDFQPAFIPFKTMQFDDFSITPLPLLHSKITLGYFIEKNGFTLAYLTDTVGLPETTQAYLTNKTLDYLILDCSEPPTSTAPRNHNDINLALLAYNTLQPKTMILTHISHRLDCWLMEHGDSLPDNMLIAKDGMTVI; from the coding sequence ATGACAAATGAAAGAGAAAAAATCATGTTGAATATTCGAATTCTTGGCTCAGGTAACGCGGGTCAAGTTCCGGTTTGGGGCTGTGATTGCGCGGCATGTGAACGAGCAAAACAAGATGACACGTTTCGCCGAGGACCTTGCAGTCTTGAAATTCGCACTGAGCTTGGTGTGACTCTGATTGACGCGGGTATCACCAACTTGGCAGAGCGATACGAGTTTGATGAGATTCAACGAATTATCCTGACTCACTTTCACATGGATCATGTTCAAGGTTTGTTTCATTTACGTTGGTCTGAACGACCAGAGAAAATTCCGATATTTCGACCGGACGATCAAAAAGGCACTGACGATCTTTATAAACACGCTGGCGTGCTCGATTTTCAGCCGGCGTTTATACCATTCAAAACCATGCAATTTGATGATTTTTCGATTACGCCTTTGCCATTACTGCATTCTAAAATCACCTTAGGCTATTTCATTGAAAAGAACGGTTTTACCCTAGCGTATCTCACTGACACCGTCGGTTTACCTGAAACAACACAGGCATACTTAACCAACAAAACGCTGGATTACCTGATACTCGATTGCTCAGAACCACCAACGTCAACGGCGCCTAGAAATCATAACGACATCAATCTTGCTCTCTTGGCCTATAACACCCTGCAGCCGAAAACCATGATACTCACACACATCAGCCATCGCTTAGATTGCTGGCTGATGGAGCATGGAGACAGTTTGCCTGACAATATGCTCATTGCGAAAGATGGCATGACGGTAATATAA
- a CDS encoding energy-coupling factor ABC transporter permease: MHIEPSVVDGAKIVLSYATALAAFGFSAKASIDMIKKNGLMSLIGRSAITTVFVFIFFQVMPHHAVGVSEVHFILGSTLFLMFGPAASSIGLLSGLLVQGLFFAPIDLPQYGMNVTTLLLPLFAMSVVARRIISDNTAYVDISYKQALKLSLTYQGGIVAWVAFWAFYGQGFGAENMASVATFGLAYMSVVLLEPVLDLAVLAGAKSLNRVKNSSLFEARLFH, encoded by the coding sequence GTGCATATTGAACCAAGCGTTGTTGACGGCGCAAAAATTGTTTTGAGTTACGCTACGGCGTTAGCGGCTTTTGGATTTTCTGCAAAAGCGTCTATCGACATGATTAAAAAAAATGGCCTGATGTCTTTAATCGGACGCAGCGCAATAACCACAGTATTCGTCTTTATTTTCTTTCAAGTTATGCCACACCACGCGGTAGGGGTATCTGAAGTTCACTTTATCCTTGGCTCGACATTATTTCTCATGTTTGGTCCTGCGGCGTCGTCGATCGGTTTGTTATCAGGATTGTTGGTGCAAGGTCTATTTTTTGCCCCGATCGACCTTCCACAATATGGCATGAACGTCACAACCTTATTATTGCCTCTGTTTGCTATGTCTGTCGTAGCGCGTCGTATCATTTCGGACAATACGGCTTACGTGGATATTTCTTATAAACAGGCATTAAAACTGTCTTTAACGTATCAAGGTGGCATCGTTGCTTGGGTCGCGTTTTGGGCGTTTTACGGACAAGGTTTTGGTGCTGAAAATATGGCGTCGGTAGCGACGTTTGGCCTTGCTTATATGAGTGTTGTGTTGCTTGAGCCTGTGTTAGATCTTGCCGTACTAGCAGGAGCAAAAAGCTTGAATCGCGTTAAAAATTCTTCATTATTTGAAGCGCGCTTGTTCCACTAA
- the yegD gene encoding molecular chaperone → MICGFDYGTSNCALGIVQDSSVRLVALEGDHTFLPSTLYALDRDLITEAVGRNIQGFQSRQTFAELRQNALTRAKRARYEEDIADDDQTLFFGRAAFDEYFQWPEEGYFVKSPKSFLGGAGLRAEHIHFFEDVVTVMMQNIKQRAERSLGADITHTVIGRPVNFQGIDAEVSNRQALEILTTAGKRAGFKEIEFLYEPIAAGLDFEVAMTENKTVLVVDIGGGTTDCAMVRMGPDYVQKEDRRSDFLSHTGERIGGNDLDIQIAGKHLMPLFGMNSLLKTGLPMPTQMYWNAITTNDVSAIATFNSMETKNQIHQMRLDASEPKLIERFLRMREEKHNYHIVRSAEEAKIALSDSQSYLASLDYIEAELEATITRDELAKSITSPLEKMLNLMSAAIDQAGEKPDLIYMTGGSAKSPVIRDAIQQRIGDIPVLDGDHFGSVAAGLTVWSERIFK, encoded by the coding sequence ATGATTTGTGGATTTGATTATGGAACATCGAATTGTGCATTAGGCATTGTGCAGGACTCGTCTGTGCGTTTGGTCGCTTTAGAAGGAGATCATACTTTTTTACCTTCCACGCTGTACGCTTTAGATCGTGATTTAATTACTGAAGCCGTTGGCAGAAACATTCAAGGTTTTCAGTCACGACAAACCTTTGCAGAGCTGCGTCAAAATGCCTTAACGCGTGCTAAACGTGCTCGTTACGAAGAAGACATTGCTGATGACGATCAAACCCTATTTTTTGGTCGTGCTGCGTTTGATGAATATTTTCAATGGCCCGAAGAAGGGTATTTTGTAAAATCACCTAAATCCTTTTTAGGTGGTGCAGGACTGCGCGCAGAGCACATCCATTTCTTTGAGGACGTTGTTACCGTGATGATGCAAAACATCAAACAACGTGCTGAAAGAAGCTTAGGTGCAGACATTACTCATACCGTGATTGGTCGACCGGTAAACTTTCAAGGCATTGATGCTGAGGTGAGTAATCGTCAAGCATTAGAGATTCTAACCACAGCGGGTAAGCGAGCAGGTTTTAAAGAAATCGAATTTCTATATGAACCAATTGCAGCGGGTTTAGACTTTGAAGTGGCGATGACCGAAAACAAAACGGTACTGGTTGTGGACATCGGCGGTGGTACCACTGACTGTGCCATGGTTCGTATGGGACCTGATTACGTTCAAAAAGAAGACAGACGCAGTGACTTTTTGTCTCATACTGGTGAACGAATCGGCGGTAATGATTTGGACATACAAATTGCAGGCAAACATTTAATGCCGCTGTTTGGGATGAATTCTCTGCTAAAAACTGGCTTGCCAATGCCAACACAAATGTATTGGAATGCCATTACAACAAATGATGTATCGGCCATCGCGACCTTTAATAGTATGGAAACAAAAAATCAAATACATCAAATGCGATTGGATGCGTCAGAACCTAAATTAATCGAGCGTTTCCTGCGGATGCGAGAAGAAAAGCACAACTACCATATTGTGCGCAGTGCAGAAGAAGCCAAAATTGCCTTATCTGATTCTCAGAGCTACCTTGCTTCATTGGATTACATTGAAGCCGAGTTAGAGGCTACGATTACTCGTGACGAGTTGGCTAAATCGATTACCTCACCACTCGAAAAAATGTTGAACTTGATGTCTGCCGCGATAGATCAAGCTGGTGAAAAACCTGATTTGATTTATATGACTGGTGGTTCGGCCAAGTCTCCTGTTATTCGTGATGCGATTCAACAACGTATTGGTGATATTCCTGTATTGGATGGTGATCACTTTGGCAGTGTGGCGGCAGGTTTAACGGTGTGGTCTGAACGTATTTTCAAATAA
- a CDS encoding NnrU family protein, with amino-acid sequence MLILVIGLVVFFCVHSVRLFAPNWRETSMGQGKNGVMRWHMRFGLLTLLATAFIVMGYMQMRVEPIWLWFPPVWTRHLAGLLVLVALFFVGSALVPNTSMKQKMGYPLLIGIKIWAFAHLISNGTVADVMIFGSFLVWSIVSFAVYRRRDRKAGVVYVTSDESSVPSNLLAFVFAMISWFTIVFYLHEAVIGVSPLV; translated from the coding sequence ATGTTGATTTTAGTTATTGGTTTGGTCGTATTTTTCTGTGTGCATTCCGTTCGTTTGTTTGCCCCTAATTGGCGTGAAACAAGTATGGGGCAGGGTAAAAACGGTGTTATGCGTTGGCATATGCGTTTTGGATTATTAACTTTGCTGGCGACGGCATTCATTGTTATGGGTTACATGCAAATGCGTGTTGAGCCTATTTGGTTGTGGTTTCCCCCTGTTTGGACTCGTCATTTAGCTGGCTTACTGGTACTAGTTGCGCTTTTCTTTGTTGGTTCTGCATTAGTACCGAACACCTCGATGAAACAGAAAATGGGCTACCCATTGTTGATTGGAATAAAAATTTGGGCGTTTGCTCATCTAATCAGTAACGGTACTGTGGCTGATGTGATGATATTCGGAAGTTTCTTAGTGTGGTCGATTGTTAGTTTTGCCGTCTATCGCCGTCGTGATAGAAAAGCGGGTGTTGTGTATGTAACTTCGGACGAGTCCAGTGTTCCATCTAATTTACTTGCGTTTGTTTTTGCGATGATCTCTTGGTTTACGATCGTTTTTTATCTACATGAAGCGGTGATCGGTGTCTCACCATTGGTCTAA
- the nspC gene encoding carboxynorspermidine decarboxylase, protein MIKTPYYLIDKAALLKNLEKIAYVRQQSGAKSLLALKCFATWSVFDLMQEYMDGTTSSSLYEVKLGNTKFKGETHAYSVAYSDDEIREVLDHSDKIIFNSIGQLSRFKDISEGKTRGLRVNPQVSTSEFLIADPARPFSRLGEWDPSKIETVISDVSGFMFHNNCENDDFERFDEMLTLIEERFGHLIQQVSWISLGGGIHFTGEDYPIDQFCQRLKAFSEKYDIQVYLEPGEASITKSTTLEVTVLDTLFNGKNLAVVDSSIEAHMLDLLIYRESAKMAPCDGEHEYMICGKSCLAGDIFGEFKFKQTLQVGDRLSFEDAAGYTMVKKNWFNGVKMPSIAIRQLDGSIELVREFDYNDFEQNLS, encoded by the coding sequence ATGATCAAGACACCGTATTACCTCATTGATAAAGCGGCTCTTCTAAAGAATTTAGAGAAGATCGCTTATGTGCGCCAACAGTCCGGAGCCAAGTCATTATTGGCCCTTAAATGTTTTGCTACTTGGTCTGTATTCGACTTAATGCAAGAATATATGGATGGCACTACATCCTCTTCCTTATACGAAGTCAAACTGGGTAACACTAAGTTTAAAGGTGAAACCCACGCTTACAGTGTGGCGTATTCCGACGATGAAATTCGCGAAGTCTTGGATCATTCAGACAAAATAATTTTCAATTCCATTGGCCAATTAAGCCGCTTTAAAGACATTAGTGAAGGCAAAACACGTGGTTTACGTGTTAACCCACAAGTCAGCACGTCTGAATTTTTAATTGCCGACCCAGCAAGACCCTTTAGTCGTCTTGGCGAATGGGACCCTTCAAAAATCGAAACCGTCATTAGCGACGTTTCGGGCTTTATGTTCCACAACAATTGTGAGAACGACGATTTTGAACGCTTTGATGAAATGCTTACCTTGATCGAAGAACGCTTTGGTCACCTTATTCAGCAGGTCAGCTGGATAAGCTTGGGCGGTGGTATTCACTTTACGGGGGAAGATTACCCCATTGACCAATTCTGCCAACGTTTAAAAGCTTTCTCTGAAAAGTACGATATCCAAGTGTATTTAGAGCCAGGCGAAGCATCAATTACCAAAAGCACAACGTTAGAAGTAACGGTATTAGATACATTATTCAATGGCAAAAACTTAGCCGTTGTCGATAGTTCCATTGAAGCTCACATGCTAGACCTGCTGATTTACCGTGAAAGTGCTAAAATGGCGCCTTGTGATGGTGAACATGAATACATGATTTGTGGTAAGTCTTGTTTAGCTGGCGATATTTTCGGTGAATTTAAATTCAAACAAACACTACAAGTCGGTGACCGCCTGTCTTTCGAAGACGCAGCCGGTTACACCATGGTGAAAAAGAACTGGTTCAACGGAGTAAAAATGCCGTCCATTGCGATACGTCAATTAGACGGCAGCATCGAACTCGTAAGAGAATTTGATTACAACGATTTTGAGCAGAATCTGTCTTAA
- a CDS encoding saccharopine dehydrogenase family protein, whose product MKKNVLIIGGGGVARVVAHKCAQHNDTLGNIAIASRSVTKCDDIVSSVLDKGSMKVEGRIQAFALNALDVAATVQLINETESQIVINVGSSFINMSVLEACIETGAAYLDTAIHEDPAKICETPPWYANYEWKRRELCKEKGVTAILGVGFDPGVVNAYAALAYNDYFDSVSDIDIIDINAGSHGKYFATNFDPEINFREFTGRVYSWQNRQWQENKMFEISRTDDLPVVGKQTAYMTGHDEVHSISQNLDVPNVRFWMGFGEHYINVFTVLQSLGLLSEQPVKTAEGLEVIPLKVVKAVLPDPSSLAPNYTGKTCIGDVVKGIKDGKEKEVFIYNVADHKDAYNEVGSQGISYTAGVPPVAAAILVANGTWDAKEMRNVEQLDPRPFLGLLNDMGLPTRIKDENGDRPFTF is encoded by the coding sequence ATGAAAAAAAATGTCTTAATCATCGGCGGTGGAGGCGTGGCTCGTGTTGTAGCCCACAAATGCGCCCAACACAATGACACACTGGGCAATATCGCAATTGCTTCGCGCAGCGTTACGAAATGCGACGATATTGTATCCAGTGTCCTCGACAAAGGCAGCATGAAAGTAGAGGGCCGTATTCAAGCATTCGCCCTAAACGCACTTGATGTCGCCGCAACGGTACAATTGATTAACGAAACAGAATCACAAATCGTGATCAACGTTGGTTCATCCTTCATCAACATGTCTGTATTAGAAGCGTGTATCGAAACGGGTGCCGCTTACCTAGACACAGCGATCCATGAAGACCCTGCGAAAATTTGTGAAACACCACCATGGTATGCAAACTACGAATGGAAACGCCGCGAATTATGTAAAGAAAAAGGCGTGACCGCAATTCTTGGCGTAGGTTTTGATCCGGGTGTGGTAAACGCGTATGCCGCTCTTGCATACAATGATTATTTCGATAGTGTTAGCGACATCGACATTATCGACATCAACGCGGGTAGCCATGGTAAATACTTCGCTACCAACTTTGATCCTGAAATCAACTTCCGCGAATTTACCGGACGTGTTTATTCTTGGCAAAACCGCCAATGGCAAGAAAACAAAATGTTCGAAATCAGCCGAACAGACGATCTCCCCGTCGTAGGTAAGCAAACGGCTTATATGACAGGCCACGATGAAGTTCACTCTATCTCGCAAAATCTAGACGTGCCAAACGTACGCTTTTGGATGGGCTTTGGTGAGCATTACATCAATGTGTTTACGGTATTACAAAGTCTAGGTTTACTGTCTGAGCAACCGGTTAAAACCGCAGAAGGCCTAGAAGTCATTCCGCTTAAAGTCGTTAAAGCGGTGCTGCCCGATCCTTCTTCGCTTGCCCCTAACTACACAGGCAAAACCTGTATTGGCGATGTGGTAAAAGGCATTAAAGACGGTAAAGAGAAAGAAGTCTTTATCTACAACGTCGCAGATCACAAAGACGCGTACAACGAAGTTGGTAGCCAAGGTATTTCATACACCGCTGGTGTACCACCCGTTGCTGCGGCCATTCTAGTGGCTAATGGGACTTGGGACGCGAAAGAAATGCGTAACGTGGAGCAACTTGATCCAAGGCCTTTCCTAGGTTTACTAAACGACATGGGTCTACCGACTCGCATTAAAGACGAAAACGGCGACCGCCCTTTCACGTTTTAA
- a CDS encoding OsmC family protein, with protein MAEYSAQIVWQRDSGEAFTDHRYSRGHQWFFDGGMTVPASSSSHIVPLPYSIEANVDPEEAFVASLSSCHMLFFLSVAAKRKFVIEHYEDNAVGKMEKNEDGKIAMTEVTLKPKVIFSGEHQPSRDVLETMHHESHEACFIANSVKTEVKIEIIL; from the coding sequence ATGGCAGAGTACAGCGCTCAAATAGTCTGGCAGCGAGATAGTGGAGAAGCTTTTACAGATCATCGGTACAGTCGAGGGCATCAGTGGTTTTTCGACGGCGGTATGACGGTTCCAGCGTCTTCTTCGTCCCACATTGTGCCTTTACCTTATTCTATTGAAGCAAACGTTGACCCTGAAGAGGCGTTTGTTGCGTCGTTGTCGAGCTGTCATATGCTGTTCTTTCTTTCCGTTGCTGCTAAGCGTAAGTTTGTGATTGAGCATTATGAAGATAATGCCGTTGGAAAAATGGAAAAAAATGAAGACGGAAAAATCGCTATGACAGAGGTAACGCTTAAACCAAAAGTTATTTTTTCAGGTGAACATCAACCAAGCAGAGACGTTTTAGAGACAATGCATCATGAATCTCACGAAGCGTGTTTTATTGCTAATTCGGTAAAGACAGAGGTAAAGATAGAAATTATATTATAA